ATAAGCTCAGTGACCTGATCTTGTAATCTAAAATGTTTTACTAAGTGGTAACCATATTCTGTTAAGGTTACTTTACTAGGTGGATAAGCGGTGACAATGGCTAGTTTCATGGTTTTGTTTTTAATAATTTGGTTTGTGTTTTACAAATATGGTTTGTTATTGGCTGTTATATTTTTATATGCTGCCAAGGTTCGTTTTACTGCCGTTGAAAGAAATGATACTTTCGATAAGCAGATTTATTCATTATAATTTCGATTTTTTCAATAAAAAATAAATGATTTGTACTGCTAATAAAATGGCCATAGCTATAATTTGTACTTGTACGACTATTTCTAACGTGTCATGATAAAACACGACTAATATAATTTGAGACATGCCTAATAACCCTGATAGTATTACGGGTACATAATGATCTAATGACAAGAAATAATAGGCAAATATGTTTCCAATAGCGAATAAGGATGTGGCTAAAGCGTATTGCCATAATAAACCAGCCATAGCTATATAGGCATCACCAAACATGATGGTAATAATAAACTCAGGCATGATATAACAAGCTGTTACAATAACAGCCGATAAAAGCCCTATATACCCAACATATTTAAATAATATAGGAGCGGTAGGCTCACCATCCTTTTGTTTTTGAACTACCGTGGGTAACAATAGCATGACAAACATCCAAGCAACAAAGTAAACCACTCTCCCAATTAACGCTAGCGAGGCATAAAGACCCGCATCTAATGCATCAAAATAATGTTTGACCAAAAGAATATCGCTGTTATTTATGATAATTTGAGTAAATTCATAGCAGGCGGTAAGAATCATAAACTTCGTTACTCGCTTTGCATTTTCTGGTAATAATTTTGCTTTGGATGTAAAGGATAAATCTTTTAAATCTGAAGGGATTAGTCCAAATATAAATGAAATCCCTATACCTAATGCCACTAAAAAAGAGGACTCTAAAGGGACTAATAATAAGAGTGCTATAGTGATTAGCAACCTACTCCACATTTCGGTTTGGTAGGTTATTGATAGATTTTTAAAATCTTGATTCCCTTGGTAATTTCCTCTATTTACACTCATGAAAAAGTACAAAGGCACACCAATACCAAACAGAATAAACATCCAATGGCTTTTTGTATGAAAGAGTTCCTGTAAGTTTTTAGAAAATACGATGATTAGTATTCCAGCAATAGTGCCAAAAATAGTAGCATGTTTATAACTTCTATTTTTAAAACTTAACCACTGATCTCCTGAAAATAATACTGCAAATTTTGCGGTAGCCAGTTGAAATGTCATTCCTACAAATGATAAGACTAATAATAAAGTAATTAATAAAGCAGCTTCAGCGAATGCTTCGGGTCCTAATAAACGACCTAATAATAAATTGTAAATATAATTACCACCGTTTACTAATAAAACACTACCCATGAACAATTGTTCTGGTGTAATTTTTTTAAGTAAGATTTTAATGGTAGACATTCTAATTTGGTTATTTGGTTTGATTGGTGGACTTCTTTAAAAAGCACATAGCTATAACGTTAAAACTTTAAAATATTGTAGGATTATTCTTATATTTTATAAAATTTAAATTAAATAATGTTTAAAAATCCGTTCCTATTTCTATCAAATAAAGAGTTCTTAAGAGGTCTTTTAAGGCTGGTTTCGTTGAGTTACCTATTGTTATAGATGAATGAACAATTACTTCTTTCCAAAATAAAGTATCGAAGTATAGTTTTACTAGGATTAAAAAAACAGCAATGAATGCTAATATTTTCGCTAAAAAACCGTTATTTAAAATGTAGTAAAAAACGTACAAAATATTCCATGAGAAAGTTTATCCTTATTATACCCATACTTTTTTGTCAATTGCTATTGTCTCAAACAGATGATATGACTAACGGTTTCAAATTACTAGAAAAAGGTGATTTTGAAAAAGCAGAAACATTCTTTAAAGAGTATCTGGGGGAGTATCCTGATAATAAAACTGCAAAACTTTGCTACGGTAGAGCGGTAGGGCTTAGTGGTGATCCAGAAAAAGCAAACGCTATGTTTAAGTCTTTGTTGGTAGAATATCCAGGAGATTTTGAGATCCAGATTAATTATAATGAATCTTTTCTTTGGGATAAAAAATATAGTGAAGCAGAGCCTTTGTATGAGGAGTTAGTTTCGGAGAATCCAGAAAATTTTGGTGCTGTTTTAGGATATGCGAATACCTTATCTAATTTAAAAAAGTATAGCAAAGCTTTAGTTATGGTGAATAGGGCTATTGCATTACAGCCAGAAAATGTAAGTGCTAAAGTTTCAAGAAAATATATGAAATTAGGCTATGCCAATAGCTATGTAAACAACCAAGAATATCAGAAAGGAATAAATTATTTAAATGAAATTTTCACAGATTTTCCTGAAGATAGGGATGCGTTATTAAACCTAGCCAATGTATATCTGATCATTAAAGAAACAGAAAAAGCTAAAAATATCTATACCCGTTTGGCGATAAGTCCAAAAGATTCTATTACAGCATTAAATGGTATTGCGCTTGCAGAACATATAGGAGAGAATGATAAAGAAGCTTTACGCGTTGCAATACAGGCAAAAGAAAAGGTAAACGCTATTGATGATACAAAATTAAAAGAGCAAACCTATGATCGGTATGTACAAGCTCTTATTTGGAATAATAAATATGGAAAGGCAAAAGAAGAAATTGCGTTATTAGAAAAACGCTACCCAGAAAAGAATTGGTTTGCAGCTCTAAAGGCTACTCGTGGCATGTACACGGCAGATTTTAAAACAAGTTTAGCTAACTATGATGCCATTTTAGCAAGAGACAGTGCTTCGTTTGATGGAAACTTAGGAAAAGCAAATGCTCTTTTTGCATCAGATAGAATAATACCAGCCTATGAAGCTGCATTTCAAACTTTAAAAATATTTAATAAACAAAAAGATGCCCAAGGTTTTATAGAGAAGCTTAACATACAATTTACGCCCAGTGTAGAAGAGCATATTGCATATACTTTTGATAATGGTAATAATGTGGCCTATTCAAGCAATACAAGTTTTAATGTACCAATTACGACAAGGTTGTTAACGACCTTAAGCTATCAATATAGAAATACAGAAAATTCTGTGACCCTAAATAAAGCACAATCACATGTAGTACTTGGAGGTATAACGTATAAGCTTATGCCGAAAACAAATTTGAAGGCTATTGTTGGAATAAATAATTCAAGCGGCACAGATATATCTTATACACAACCTGTTTTTGATATAAAACTTCAGACACAACCTTTTAAGCTTCAGAGTTTAGATTTTGGATACCAAAGAGAGGTGCAAAGTTTTAATGCAGAATTAATTGAACAAGAAATTGTAATGAACCATTTTGGCTTAAATTATAATTTAGGAACCAATTTTAAACTTGGTTGGTATACTCAGTTAATGCATACGAGACAAACAGATGATAACATACGAAACCTACTTTTTACTTCGCTCTATTACAATGTTTTTAAAAAGCCAGCCTTTAAAGTAGGATTAAATTTTCAGTACATTACATTTAAAGACCAATTACCCATCATATATTTTAGTCCAGAAACCTACCAAGCTTTTGAATTGTTTGGTGATTTAAGAGGTAAATTCTCTGAAAAGACTACCTATATGCTAAGTGCAGCTTCAGGATTACAAAAAGTGGAAGAAGATGATCAAACTGTAATTTTTAGAGCTGAAGTAGGGGTAAAACATCAATTTAACAAAAGATGGAATGTAGAGCTGTATGGTAAATATAGTAATATAGCTTCTGCTACCGCAGCTGGTTTTGAGTTTACAGAAATTGGTTTAAAAGTAAAATGGTTGTTTCTTAAAGAACCATTTTACTTTAAGAAGTTGAAGAAAAACAATGAATAATGCTTACTTAATAAGACCCCTTACAAAGATAGTAGGGAGTATATAGCTGACATTTATGGTATTTTAAAAGCTTGTTTTTAAAATAATAGAATATAAAATCGGGGGGTAGCGTAGTTCTTACAGAAGATTAAGTCTTCTCATTAATTCTGGTCGGTTAGATCTACTTATAGGGATTACACTCTTCTCTATCAAAACACTATTGTCCTCAATGTCAATAATTTTAGTAAAATTAATGATATAAGAACGGTGTATTTGCAAGAACATATTATCAGGTAATTTATCTTTAATACTCTTTAACGTATTGTGTACACGATAGTTCTTCTTTTCCGTTTTTACTTCAATATAATCGCCTTTTGCTTCTACGACTAATATTTCATTTAACTTTAATTTTATCAACCGTCTATCAATATTAATGTAAATATCTTCCTCTGCATTAGAAGCTGCTTTTGTTGTTACTTGCGCAGGAACTTTAGCTTTCTCTAGGGCAGTTTTTACCTTTACAATAGATTTCTCAAAACGAGCTTGTGTAATAGGTTTTACCAAGTAATCTACAATAGCTTCATATTCATATGCTTCAATAGCAAAATTAGTATCTGAAGTTGTTAAGACTATTCTAGGAGGATTTTTTAGTGTTTGAACAAAATCTATTCCTGTAAAGCCTGGCATATGAATGTCTAAAAATATTACATCAACAGTTTGCTGATTTAAAAATTTCATGGCTTCCATGGCATTAGAAAAAGATTCTATAACATCTAATTCTGGGATTTTAGAACATAATTGTTCCACAATCATTCGTGCAGCACCTTCATCGTCGACTATAATACAGTTCATAAATTATAGGTTTTTAATGTATTGTTCAATTTTGTCCAAGATAAATAAAAATTTATCGTTTAATGTAGAATCTCCTTTTTTTAAATCTTCCTCATAAATCACAGCAGTTTTGTAATCTTCAACCAAACCAAGGATGTTTAGTTTATGCTTCAATTTATGAACAATGTCTGCAGTACTTTTATAGTTTACTGCGGTAATACAACGTATGTATTCTTGTTTTTCTAAAGGTATTTCTTCTTTTAATACAGAAATAAACTTCTGCTCAAATTCGGTATCATCACCAGATAATTCTTTTATATAGTCAAGATTTGGTTGCTGTTCCATATTATTTTTTTAAAGTAAAATATATTGTAGTTCCTTTATTTTCTTCAGATTCTAGCCAAATATCCCCATCATAGATATTAACTACTTTTTTTACTAATGCTAAACCAATCCCAGAAGCTTTAGAATCGTTTTCTAGTTTCTTAAACATATTAAAAATACTTTCTTGATGTTTTTTGGCAATACCTTTACCATTGTCTGTAACAGAAAATTTCCAGAAATTGGTATCGTCAATATGTTGAATAACAATCAGTCCTTGGTCTACATGTTCTGTGGCAGTAACGGCATTGGTTATTAAATTTTTAAAAAGCTGTTCTACTTTATACTTTTCTGTTAGAAAGGTAGGTAGCTTACCATAAATTCTTACCTGAATATTTTCTGGAATGAAAATAGTTTTTTTTATCTCTTCTATTAGGTTGTTTAAATTTAGCTGTATTTGTTCTTCTTCTAATGAATCTATAACAGCATGTCTTAAAATACCATCAATAAGCGCATCCATTTTTTGAAGATTTTGAGAAACCAGATTGCAATTAGTTATACTAGCGGATGAAAATTTTTCTTTTTCATCTTCTAATATCCAAGACATTAAGGCATTGATATTTCGGATAGGTGATTTTAAATCATGCGATACCATATGTGCATAGTCATTTAAAGAAGCATTTTGCCGCTCTAAATTCTTAAGTAGGGTGTTTTTTTCTGCAGTCATTTTTATAATATCCTTGGCTTGTTTTTCTATTTTAGTAGCAAACTCTAAAGCATCTATTTCTAAGGAATCTTTAGTACTAGTTTCTTCATTTTCGGTAATTTTTGTATCATTTAAAACACGAATTGCTTTTTCTAAAATAGTTAAGGTTTTACGCTGACTTTCTGATTCTAAACGCAATACTTTATTTGTTTGAAATAATTCTTTAGAACTTATATTCATTGCTCTTTGCACCATATCTGCCTTTCCATCATAATCTTCGTAGGAGTTATTAATGGCCTCTAAAAAAGCAGTAACCTCCTCAGAATCTTTTAAATTTTCAGGTAAATGTTTTCGTATTTGTCTTTTTAGGAGTGAGTGCATTATTCGCTAATCAGAGTTAAGGTCATTGTTTGATTATGTAATTTACATCCTATTTGATTAGAAAATGGGGATAATTCTCCGTAAGAGTAAAACCCAGTAACTACTGCCTGATGGCCTATAGTTTCTATCACTTCTTCTATTTCTTCTTCTGTTCGTTGGTTCATTACCAATTTTCTTCCAATACAACTGACCAATAACGCTAATTCTGGTTTTTTTATTCTAGAACGCATAGCATATTCAGCTGCTTTAGATGCACCATCTACAATATCATCAACCGTAGACATCATTAATTGTACGGTAGCACCTTCAGGAACATCTCCTGCCAAAATCATGGTATTGGTATTTTCATCTATATTTAAAATTGTTCTGACCACAATTTCACTACTGTCTTTTACACGTAAACTTAACGGGTATAATAGAGCTGCTTGTGGCAATTCATTAGCCTTATCACCTAAATATTTTTTGTATAAATCTAAAGCCGGTTGGCTATCTAATTCATAAAGAACATTATTTACAGATTTTGTAATAACACGTTCTGGACCAAAAGCAGTCCAACCCCCATAATTAGCACAAGTAATTTCTAAGGAATCTCCATAAAGACCTATGGCAATTATTTCTCCTATTTTTGGGTTTTCATTAAATGATGATACCGTTTTTTCAAACCGAGCACCGTCACCACAGAGTCCGCCCGAAATATTAGTGTTATTAGTAATATTTTTTTCAAGACCTTTTATAAGAGCAGACCCGTTTATTAAACTCCCTTCAGAAACTATAAAAAGATGTTTTAAACCTTCTCTATCAAAGGTACTAGATAATTTTTCGCCTAGTAGTTCAGTATCACTATCAAATTTCTTTATATTTTCTGAATGTATTACATAAGAACTTTTTTCAAATGATATGGCGGTAACTGTAATACTATCATCAAAAACATTTTCACCAATTATTTCACCAGAAGTAGAACCAAATACTATATTTCCATCAGGAAAAATTTCTTTCACTTCTTTATAGATGGTATCTGATTCTAATAAATATCTATTTCCAAAAACGAGTACAAGCGGATTCTTTAAATCTTTTTTATCTGATTTAAAATCCCACTCTTTGCCTTTATGTTTTATGACTTGTACTATTTTCATTAGTTTATTTTTTTAGGGTGAAGAAAAAAGTTGTTCCAACCCCAATTTCGCTTTCTAGCCATACCTGACCTTCGTATAAGTCAATAATTTTTTTCACAATAGAAAGTCCAATTCCCGTAGAGCGTTCCTTATTACCAACAGATTGAAATATTTTAAATATTTTTTCATGGTATTCTTTTGGGATACCTACACCATTATCTTTTATGCTAAATTGCCAATGAGTTTTTGTTTCTATGCAGCCA
This genomic stretch from Cellulophaga algicola DSM 14237 harbors:
- a CDS encoding MATE family efflux transporter encodes the protein MSTIKILLKKITPEQLFMGSVLLVNGGNYIYNLLLGRLLGPEAFAEAALLITLLLVLSFVGMTFQLATAKFAVLFSGDQWLSFKNRSYKHATIFGTIAGILIIVFSKNLQELFHTKSHWMFILFGIGVPLYFFMSVNRGNYQGNQDFKNLSITYQTEMWSRLLITIALLLLVPLESSFLVALGIGISFIFGLIPSDLKDLSFTSKAKLLPENAKRVTKFMILTACYEFTQIIINNSDILLVKHYFDALDAGLYASLALIGRVVYFVAWMFVMLLLPTVVQKQKDGEPTAPILFKYVGYIGLLSAVIVTACYIMPEFIITIMFGDAYIAMAGLLWQYALATSLFAIGNIFAYYFLSLDHYVPVILSGLLGMSQIILVVFYHDTLEIVVQVQIIAMAILLAVQIIYFLLKKSKL
- a CDS encoding tetratricopeptide repeat protein, which produces MRKFILIIPILFCQLLLSQTDDMTNGFKLLEKGDFEKAETFFKEYLGEYPDNKTAKLCYGRAVGLSGDPEKANAMFKSLLVEYPGDFEIQINYNESFLWDKKYSEAEPLYEELVSENPENFGAVLGYANTLSNLKKYSKALVMVNRAIALQPENVSAKVSRKYMKLGYANSYVNNQEYQKGINYLNEIFTDFPEDRDALLNLANVYLIIKETEKAKNIYTRLAISPKDSITALNGIALAEHIGENDKEALRVAIQAKEKVNAIDDTKLKEQTYDRYVQALIWNNKYGKAKEEIALLEKRYPEKNWFAALKATRGMYTADFKTSLANYDAILARDSASFDGNLGKANALFASDRIIPAYEAAFQTLKIFNKQKDAQGFIEKLNIQFTPSVEEHIAYTFDNGNNVAYSSNTSFNVPITTRLLTTLSYQYRNTENSVTLNKAQSHVVLGGITYKLMPKTNLKAIVGINNSSGTDISYTQPVFDIKLQTQPFKLQSLDFGYQREVQSFNAELIEQEIVMNHFGLNYNLGTNFKLGWYTQLMHTRQTDDNIRNLLFTSLYYNVFKKPAFKVGLNFQYITFKDQLPIIYFSPETYQAFELFGDLRGKFSEKTTYMLSAASGLQKVEEDDQTVIFRAEVGVKHQFNKRWNVELYGKYSNIASATAAGFEFTEIGLKVKWLFLKEPFYFKKLKKNNE
- a CDS encoding LytR/AlgR family response regulator transcription factor; amino-acid sequence: MNCIIVDDEGAARMIVEQLCSKIPELDVIESFSNAMEAMKFLNQQTVDVIFLDIHMPGFTGIDFVQTLKNPPRIVLTTSDTNFAIEAYEYEAIVDYLVKPITQARFEKSIVKVKTALEKAKVPAQVTTKAASNAEEDIYINIDRRLIKLKLNEILVVEAKGDYIEVKTEKKNYRVHNTLKSIKDKLPDNMFLQIHRSYIINFTKIIDIEDNSVLIEKSVIPISRSNRPELMRRLNLL
- a CDS encoding sensor histidine kinase; this encodes MHSLLKRQIRKHLPENLKDSEEVTAFLEAINNSYEDYDGKADMVQRAMNISSKELFQTNKVLRLESESQRKTLTILEKAIRVLNDTKITENEETSTKDSLEIDALEFATKIEKQAKDIIKMTAEKNTLLKNLERQNASLNDYAHMVSHDLKSPIRNINALMSWILEDEKEKFSSASITNCNLVSQNLQKMDALIDGILRHAVIDSLEEEQIQLNLNNLIEEIKKTIFIPENIQVRIYGKLPTFLTEKYKVEQLFKNLITNAVTATEHVDQGLIVIQHIDDTNFWKFSVTDNGKGIAKKHQESIFNMFKKLENDSKASGIGLALVKKVVNIYDGDIWLESEENKGTTIYFTLKK
- a CDS encoding FIST signal transduction protein, which gives rise to MKIVQVIKHKGKEWDFKSDKKDLKNPLVLVFGNRYLLESDTIYKEVKEIFPDGNIVFGSTSGEIIGENVFDDSITVTAISFEKSSYVIHSENIKKFDSDTELLGEKLSSTFDREGLKHLFIVSEGSLINGSALIKGLEKNITNNTNISGGLCGDGARFEKTVSSFNENPKIGEIIAIGLYGDSLEITCANYGGWTAFGPERVITKSVNNVLYELDSQPALDLYKKYLGDKANELPQAALLYPLSLRVKDSSEIVVRTILNIDENTNTMILAGDVPEGATVQLMMSTVDDIVDGASKAAEYAMRSRIKKPELALLVSCIGRKLVMNQRTEEEIEEVIETIGHQAVVTGFYSYGELSPFSNQIGCKLHNQTMTLTLISE